From a single Streptomyces liliifuscus genomic region:
- a CDS encoding SDR family oxidoreductase, with protein sequence MKIVVIGGTGLIGSKLVERLRADGHDVLPASPNTGVNSITGEGLDDALGGASVVVDVSNSPSFEDSAVLEFFRTSTDNLVAAEAAAGVGHHVALSVVGSEQLPDSGYLRAKVAQEELIKGSGIPYTIVRATQFFEFVKGIAAGSTEGDTVRLPSSLLQPLASDDVVAAVALAAEAAPLNGTTEVAGPEELHLDEFVRTGLAAEKDPREVVTDESVGYFGAHPQGRELLPGPDAHVAGTSFTEWLDRQK encoded by the coding sequence ATGAAGATCGTAGTCATCGGCGGCACTGGGCTCATCGGGTCGAAGCTGGTGGAAAGGCTGCGGGCGGACGGCCACGACGTACTGCCCGCCTCCCCGAACACCGGCGTCAACAGCATCACCGGCGAGGGCCTCGACGACGCGCTGGGGGGCGCCTCGGTCGTCGTCGACGTGTCCAACTCGCCCTCCTTCGAGGACAGCGCGGTGCTGGAGTTCTTCCGTACGTCCACGGACAACCTCGTCGCGGCCGAGGCCGCCGCGGGCGTGGGACACCATGTCGCCCTGTCGGTCGTGGGGAGCGAACAGCTGCCCGACTCGGGCTACCTGCGCGCCAAGGTCGCCCAGGAGGAGCTGATCAAGGGCTCCGGGATCCCGTACACGATCGTCCGCGCCACCCAGTTCTTCGAGTTCGTGAAGGGCATCGCGGCCGGATCCACCGAGGGCGACACCGTCCGGCTGCCCTCCTCGCTCCTCCAGCCGCTCGCGTCCGACGACGTGGTCGCGGCGGTCGCCCTCGCCGCCGAGGCGGCCCCGCTGAACGGCACCACCGAGGTGGCGGGCCCCGAGGAGCTCCACCTCGACGAGTTCGTCCGCACGGGCCTGGCGGCCGAGAAGGACCCGCGCGAGGTCGTCACCGACGAGTCCGTCGGCTACTTCGGCGCGCACCCCCAGGGGCGCGAGCTGCTGCCCGGTCCCGACGCCCACGTCGCCGGGACCAGCTTCACGGAATGGCTCGACCGCCAGAAGTAG
- a CDS encoding NADH:flavin oxidoreductase/NADH oxidase, which translates to MSALFEPYTLRDLTVPNRVWMPPMCQYSAAPEGPGTGAPNDWHFAHYAARAAGGTGLIIVEATAVSPEGRISPYDLGIWNDTQVEAFRRITRFLVSQGTVPAIQLGHGGRKASTDRPWKGGAPVGPDAYGWQPLGPSPVAFDENHPVPTELTVDGIKEIVGQFADAARRALDAGFEVAEIHGAHGYLISEFLSPHSNRRTDAYGGSYENRVRFALEVVDAVREVWPDDKPLFFRVSATDWLEENGWTADDTVRFAAELTAHGVDLLDVSTGGNASGVRIPVGPGYQVPFAARVKDETSMAVAAVGLITDVEQAEKIVANGEADAVLLGRELLRNPSWARHAARELGGDAHVPDQYHRSV; encoded by the coding sequence GTGAGCGCGCTCTTCGAGCCCTACACCCTGCGCGATCTGACCGTCCCGAACCGGGTCTGGATGCCGCCGATGTGCCAGTACTCGGCCGCGCCGGAGGGCCCCGGGACCGGCGCCCCCAACGACTGGCACTTCGCGCACTACGCGGCACGGGCCGCCGGCGGGACGGGCCTGATCATCGTCGAGGCCACCGCGGTCAGCCCCGAGGGGCGGATCTCGCCGTACGACCTGGGCATCTGGAACGACACCCAGGTCGAGGCGTTCCGGCGGATCACGCGGTTCCTGGTGTCCCAGGGCACGGTTCCCGCGATCCAGCTCGGACACGGCGGCCGCAAGGCCTCGACCGACCGCCCCTGGAAGGGCGGCGCGCCCGTCGGCCCGGACGCGTACGGCTGGCAGCCGCTCGGGCCGAGCCCGGTCGCCTTCGACGAGAACCACCCCGTGCCGACCGAGCTGACCGTGGACGGCATCAAGGAGATCGTCGGCCAGTTCGCCGACGCCGCGCGGCGGGCGCTGGACGCCGGCTTCGAGGTCGCCGAGATCCACGGCGCGCACGGCTATCTCATCAGTGAGTTCCTCTCCCCTCACTCCAACCGGCGCACGGACGCGTACGGCGGCTCGTACGAGAACCGCGTGCGCTTCGCGCTCGAAGTCGTGGACGCCGTGCGCGAGGTGTGGCCGGACGACAAGCCGCTGTTCTTCCGCGTCTCGGCCACCGACTGGCTGGAGGAGAACGGCTGGACGGCCGACGACACGGTCCGCTTCGCCGCCGAACTGACCGCCCACGGCGTGGACCTGCTCGACGTCTCCACCGGCGGCAACGCCTCCGGCGTACGCATTCCCGTCGGGCCGGGCTACCAGGTTCCGTTCGCCGCCCGCGTCAAGGACGAGACGTCGATGGCCGTCGCCGCCGTCGGTCTGATCACCGACGTCGAGCAGGCCGAGAAGATCGTCGCCAACGGTGAGGCGGACGCCGTTCTGCTCGGCCGCGAGCTGCTGCGCAACCCCTCGTGGGCCCGGCACGCGGCCCGCGAACTCGGGGGCGACGCGCACGTGCCGGACCAGTACCACCGTTCGGTCTGA
- a CDS encoding ArsR/SmtB family transcription factor yields MTTAAPTSSRDLPHPERTEIRLAAVLHALSDPMRLLVVRELAADGDELSCSHFDLPVTKSTTTHHFRVLREAGVIRQIYRGTAKMNGLRRDDLDDLFPGLLDSVLAAAARQAVRLGGS; encoded by the coding sequence GTGACGACCGCCGCCCCCACCAGCAGCCGAGACCTCCCGCACCCCGAGCGCACGGAGATCCGGCTGGCGGCCGTGCTGCACGCGCTCTCCGATCCGATGCGGCTGCTGGTCGTGCGGGAGCTCGCCGCCGACGGCGACGAGCTCTCCTGTTCGCACTTCGACCTGCCCGTCACGAAGTCCACGACCACGCACCACTTCCGGGTGCTGCGCGAGGCGGGCGTCATCCGGCAGATCTACCGGGGCACCGCCAAGATGAACGGGCTGCGGCGCGACGACCTAGACGACCTCTTCCCGGGGCTTCTCGACAGTGTCCTCGCCGCCGCCGCTCGCCAGGCCGTCCGCCTCGGGGGCAGCTGA
- a CDS encoding nucleobase:cation symporter-2 family protein, whose translation MATPTPTPARQVHPVDEVPPVRHLAAFGLQHVLAMYAGAVAVPLIVGSAMKLSPADMAYLITADLLLCGIATLIQCVGFWRFGVRLPIMQGCTFAAVSPMVLIGTGGGGLPAIYGSVIVAGLAIILLAPVFGKLLRFFPPLVTGTVILIIGLSLLPVAGNWAAGGVGSPDFGEPKNLALAAFVLAAVLAVQRFAPVFLSRIAVLLGIAVGLAVAVPFGFTDFDGVGSADWLGISTPFHFGAPTFEASAIASMLVVALVTMTETTGDFIAVGEMTDRKIEPRSLADGLRADGLSTVLGGVFNTFPYTAYAQNVGLVGMTRVRSRWVVATAGGILVLLGLLPKLGAVVAAIPAPVLGGAGLVMFGTVAASGLRTLAQVDFKGNNNLTVVAVSVAVGMLPVGVPTVYAKFPDWFQTVMNSGISAGCLTAIVLNLLFNHLPSKGGSAAPEADGLASGGGEDTVEKPREEVV comes from the coding sequence ATGGCAACCCCCACCCCCACCCCCGCACGTCAAGTGCACCCCGTGGACGAGGTCCCACCCGTCCGCCACCTCGCCGCCTTCGGTCTGCAGCACGTCCTCGCGATGTACGCGGGCGCGGTCGCGGTCCCCCTGATCGTCGGCAGCGCGATGAAGCTGTCGCCGGCGGACATGGCGTACCTGATCACGGCCGACCTGCTGCTGTGCGGCATCGCGACGCTCATCCAGTGCGTCGGCTTCTGGCGCTTCGGCGTGCGGCTCCCGATCATGCAGGGCTGCACCTTCGCGGCCGTGTCGCCGATGGTGCTGATCGGTACGGGCGGCGGCGGACTGCCCGCGATCTACGGGTCGGTGATCGTCGCCGGACTGGCGATCATCCTGCTGGCGCCGGTCTTCGGGAAGCTGCTGCGGTTCTTCCCGCCGCTCGTCACGGGCACGGTGATCCTGATCATCGGGCTCTCGCTGCTGCCGGTGGCGGGCAACTGGGCGGCCGGCGGGGTGGGTTCACCGGACTTCGGCGAGCCGAAGAACCTCGCGCTCGCGGCCTTCGTCCTGGCGGCCGTGCTCGCCGTGCAGCGGTTCGCGCCGGTCTTCCTGAGCCGGATCGCGGTGCTGCTCGGCATCGCGGTGGGGCTCGCGGTCGCCGTGCCGTTCGGCTTCACGGACTTCGACGGGGTCGGGAGCGCGGACTGGCTCGGCATCAGCACGCCGTTCCACTTCGGCGCCCCCACGTTCGAGGCGTCGGCGATCGCGTCGATGCTGGTAGTGGCGTTGGTGACGATGACGGAGACGACCGGTGACTTCATCGCGGTCGGCGAGATGACCGACCGGAAGATCGAGCCACGGTCACTGGCCGACGGCCTGCGCGCGGACGGCCTGTCCACGGTCCTGGGCGGTGTCTTCAACACCTTCCCGTACACGGCGTACGCGCAGAACGTGGGCCTCGTCGGCATGACCCGGGTCCGCAGCCGCTGGGTGGTCGCCACCGCCGGCGGCATCCTCGTCCTGCTCGGCCTGCTGCCCAAGCTGGGCGCGGTGGTCGCGGCCATACCGGCTCCGGTGCTCGGCGGCGCGGGCCTGGTCATGTTCGGCACGGTCGCAGCGAGCGGCCTGCGGACGCTGGCCCAGGTCGACTTCAAGGGCAACAACAACCTGACGGTGGTGGCCGTTTCGGTCGCCGTGGGCATGCTGCCGGTCGGCGTGCCGACGGTGTACGCGAAGTTCCCCGACTGGTTCCAGACGGTGATGAACAGCGGTATCAGCGCGGGCTGTCTCACCGCGATCGTGCTGAACCTGCTCTTCAACCACCTTCCCTCGAAGGGAGGTTCAGCTGCCCCCGAGGCGGACGGCCTGGCGAGCGGCGGCGGCGAGGACACTGTCGAGAAGCCCCGGGAAGAGGTCGTCTAG
- a CDS encoding FAD-dependent oxidoreductase produces MLQVAVVGSGPSGVYTAQGLVQQGQVPEVRVDVLDRLPCPYGLVRYGVAPDHEKIKSLQNNLRTVLEHERVRFLGGVRVGPDGLSAARLRELYHAVVYCVGAATDRHLGVPGEELPGSWSATEFVSWYSAHPDSLSDGFVVGARAAVVIGVGNVAVDVTRMLARGAAELSPTDMPQAALAALAASPVREIQMVGRRGPSQARFTTKELRELGGLPDTEVVVDPAELALDPAYADPSGLPAAQRRNVEVLRGWAENPHPSGTRRIRLRFFLRPVELLPHAGRVGAVRFERTLPDGRGGVTGTGRFEDIEAQLVFRSVGYRGVPLEGLPFDTSLGTVPHLAGRVLRDGSVSPGEYVAGWIKRGPTGVIGTNRPCAKETVTSLLEDAPTLARRDVPPDPLAALRAEGLDPVEWEGWQAIERAEAALGASLGRHVVKLPDWQSLMEAARTTDAP; encoded by the coding sequence GTGCTGCAGGTCGCCGTCGTCGGCTCGGGGCCGAGTGGGGTGTACACCGCGCAAGGTCTCGTCCAGCAGGGCCAGGTGCCGGAAGTCAGGGTGGACGTCCTGGACCGGCTGCCGTGCCCGTACGGACTGGTGCGCTATGGCGTGGCACCCGACCACGAGAAGATCAAGTCACTGCAGAACAATCTGCGTACGGTTCTGGAGCACGAGCGGGTGCGGTTCCTCGGCGGTGTCCGGGTCGGCCCTGACGGGCTGTCGGCCGCCCGGCTGCGGGAGCTGTACCACGCAGTCGTGTACTGCGTGGGCGCCGCCACCGACCGGCATCTCGGGGTGCCCGGCGAGGAGCTGCCCGGCAGTTGGTCGGCGACCGAGTTCGTGTCCTGGTACAGCGCGCATCCGGACTCCCTGTCCGACGGTTTCGTGGTCGGCGCGCGGGCGGCGGTCGTCATCGGCGTCGGCAACGTGGCGGTGGACGTGACCCGGATGCTGGCCCGCGGCGCCGCGGAGCTGAGCCCCACCGACATGCCCCAGGCGGCGCTCGCCGCACTGGCCGCCAGCCCGGTGCGGGAGATCCAGATGGTGGGGCGGCGCGGTCCGTCGCAGGCCCGCTTCACCACCAAGGAACTGCGCGAACTCGGCGGCCTGCCCGACACCGAAGTCGTCGTGGATCCTGCCGAATTGGCGCTCGACCCGGCGTACGCCGACCCCTCGGGACTGCCGGCCGCGCAGCGCCGCAACGTCGAGGTGCTGCGCGGCTGGGCCGAGAACCCGCACCCTTCCGGCACCCGCCGGATCCGCCTCCGCTTCTTCCTCCGCCCGGTCGAACTCCTTCCGCACGCAGGGCGCGTGGGCGCCGTCCGCTTCGAACGGACACTCCCGGACGGCCGAGGCGGCGTGACGGGGACGGGCCGATTCGAGGACATCGAGGCCCAGTTGGTTTTCCGCTCGGTCGGCTACCGCGGAGTACCCCTGGAGGGCCTCCCCTTCGACACGAGCCTCGGCACCGTCCCCCACCTCGCGGGCCGCGTTCTGCGCGACGGCTCGGTCTCCCCCGGCGAGTACGTGGCCGGCTGGATCAAACGCGGCCCCACAGGCGTCATCGGCACCAACCGCCCCTGCGCAAAGGAAACGGTGACCTCACTCCTGGAGGACGCGCCCACTCTCGCGCGCCGCGATGTGCCGCCCGACCCGCTGGCCGCGCTGAGGGCGGAGGGGCTGGACCCGGTCGAGTGGGAGGGCTGGCAGGCGATAGAACGAGCGGAGGCAGCCCTGGGCGCCTCCCTGGGCAGGCACGTGGTCAAACTCCCGGACTGGCAGTCACTGATGGAGGCGGCCCGCACGACAGACGCCCCGTAA
- a CDS encoding DUF6214 family protein: protein MSVWPVWEVRECEQERDTASTWCNVRLTFDDGAQVDMLAVVCDGCVSIEDVRAQPALSLDDLAVLPEWIEGPLLEACGGAAEPAGVASAEGSSGKRHARPARPRGIEGRRFVAGEYLAAQGAGRDPVLAVMSATGHSRRRALRLIAGARDAGLLTPRHVRR from the coding sequence GTGTCCGTATGGCCCGTCTGGGAAGTGCGGGAGTGCGAGCAGGAGCGCGACACCGCCTCGACGTGGTGCAACGTCCGGCTGACCTTCGACGACGGCGCCCAGGTCGACATGCTCGCCGTGGTGTGCGACGGATGCGTCTCCATCGAGGACGTGCGGGCCCAGCCGGCGCTCTCGCTCGACGACCTGGCGGTTCTTCCGGAGTGGATCGAGGGTCCGCTCCTGGAGGCGTGCGGGGGAGCGGCGGAACCGGCGGGAGTCGCGTCCGCCGAAGGGTCTTCGGGCAAGCGGCACGCGCGCCCCGCCCGGCCGCGCGGCATCGAGGGCCGACGCTTCGTCGCCGGGGAGTATCTGGCGGCTCAAGGGGCGGGCCGGGACCCGGTGCTCGCGGTGATGTCCGCGACCGGACACAGCCGCCGGCGTGCGCTCAGGCTGATCGCCGGAGCGCGCGACGCGGGTCTGCTGACGCCGCGTCACGTGCGTCGCTGA
- a CDS encoding DUF305 domain-containing protein produces MPFGRTSLYRVAIAASAVLALGGCTGSDDETPSKSAAGTGPSVIAPGKPGEAAQTLSAEDAAKHRAEDDSPNSADRDYARMMIEHHTQALEMTELAAKQAESTQVKGLADRITAAQRPEINTMKGWLEKHGGAGKSESHDHEPMPGMATEAQLKKLRAAQGKAFDELFLKLMITHHDGAVTMATDVKAQGNNLQIEEMADDVIAQQTAEISRMREMS; encoded by the coding sequence GTGCCCTTTGGCCGTACGTCCCTGTACCGCGTCGCGATCGCGGCGTCCGCCGTCCTCGCACTCGGGGGCTGCACGGGTTCGGACGACGAGACCCCGTCCAAGTCCGCGGCGGGTACGGGCCCTTCGGTCATCGCCCCCGGCAAGCCGGGTGAGGCCGCCCAGACGCTCTCCGCCGAGGACGCCGCGAAGCACCGGGCCGAGGACGACTCCCCCAACTCCGCCGACCGCGACTACGCGCGCATGATGATCGAGCATCACACGCAGGCGCTGGAGATGACGGAACTCGCCGCGAAGCAGGCCGAGTCGACCCAGGTGAAGGGACTTGCCGACCGGATAACGGCCGCGCAGCGACCCGAGATCAACACCATGAAGGGCTGGCTGGAGAAGCACGGCGGCGCGGGGAAGAGCGAGTCCCACGACCACGAGCCGATGCCGGGCATGGCGACCGAGGCTCAGTTGAAGAAGCTGCGGGCGGCGCAGGGCAAGGCGTTCGACGAGCTCTTCCTGAAGCTGATGATCACCCATCACGACGGGGCCGTCACCATGGCCACCGACGTGAAGGCGCAGGGCAACAACCTCCAGATCGAGGAGATGGCCGACGACGTGATCGCCCAGCAGACGGCCGAGATCAGCCGGATGCGCGAGATGTCCTGA
- a CDS encoding LVIVD repeat-containing protein codes for MTLLNNHRTRRRRLGVAATAAGLLAALLTAGPAVATPDPGDSPAASQKVSKSDAAEARAAIANGEIPGQDEIVHSENIQHLANIPKDTLPGTNSDLAFQGKYAFAGNYDGFRIFDISNPKSPKTVSQVLCPGSQNDISVSGDLLFLSTDSSRSDNSCNSTTQPATEKSSWEGMKVFDISDKRNPKYVAAVETACGSHTHTLVPERKNVYVYVSSYSPSAAFPDCQPPHDGISVIKVPRKAPQKAKIVNFPVLFPGSGPDGGGNPGGPTNPGVSKTTGCHDITVLPSKDLAAGACMGDGILFSIKDPENPKIIDQVQDNVNFAFWHSASFNQKANKVVFTDELGGGGAATCNAAIGPNRGADGIYDIVGKGDKRKLVFKSYFKIPRHQADTENCVAHNGSLIPVKGKDIMVQAWYQGGISVWDFTNSSKPKEIAYFERGPLSTDTFSVGGSWSAYYYNGYIYSNDMAKGFDVLKINDRRTDPAKKQRLHELNVQTQPDYFD; via the coding sequence GTGACCCTGTTGAACAATCACCGAACGCGGCGCAGACGTCTGGGAGTTGCCGCCACCGCGGCCGGCCTCCTGGCCGCGCTGCTCACAGCCGGTCCGGCGGTCGCGACCCCAGACCCCGGGGACTCGCCGGCCGCGTCGCAGAAGGTCTCCAAGAGCGATGCGGCCGAGGCCAGGGCCGCGATAGCGAACGGCGAGATACCCGGGCAGGACGAGATCGTCCACTCGGAGAACATCCAGCACCTCGCCAACATCCCCAAGGACACGCTGCCGGGCACCAATTCGGACCTGGCCTTCCAGGGCAAGTACGCGTTCGCCGGCAACTACGACGGCTTCCGCATCTTCGACATCAGCAACCCGAAGTCCCCGAAGACGGTCTCCCAGGTGCTCTGCCCGGGCTCGCAGAACGACATCTCCGTCTCCGGCGACCTGCTCTTCCTCTCCACCGACTCCTCGCGCAGCGACAACTCCTGCAACAGCACCACGCAGCCTGCGACCGAGAAGTCCTCCTGGGAGGGCATGAAGGTCTTCGACATCAGCGACAAGAGGAACCCGAAGTACGTCGCGGCCGTCGAGACCGCCTGCGGGTCGCACACCCACACGCTGGTGCCGGAGCGCAAGAACGTCTACGTCTACGTCTCCTCGTACTCGCCCAGCGCCGCCTTCCCCGACTGCCAGCCGCCGCACGACGGCATCTCGGTCATCAAGGTGCCGCGCAAGGCCCCGCAGAAGGCGAAGATCGTCAACTTCCCCGTCCTGTTCCCCGGTTCGGGACCTGACGGCGGCGGCAACCCGGGCGGGCCCACCAACCCGGGCGTCTCCAAGACCACCGGCTGCCACGACATCACCGTGCTGCCCTCCAAGGACCTCGCGGCGGGCGCCTGCATGGGCGACGGCATCCTGTTCTCCATCAAGGACCCGGAGAACCCGAAGATCATCGACCAGGTCCAGGACAACGTGAACTTCGCGTTCTGGCACTCGGCGAGCTTCAACCAGAAGGCCAACAAGGTCGTCTTCACCGACGAGCTGGGCGGCGGCGGCGCGGCCACCTGCAACGCGGCCATCGGTCCGAACCGCGGCGCCGACGGCATCTACGACATCGTCGGCAAGGGCGACAAGCGCAAGCTCGTCTTCAAGAGCTACTTCAAGATCCCGCGCCACCAGGCCGACACCGAGAACTGCGTTGCCCACAACGGCTCGCTGATCCCGGTCAAGGGCAAGGACATCATGGTCCAGGCCTGGTACCAGGGCGGCATCTCCGTCTGGGACTTCACCAACTCCTCGAAGCCCAAGGAGATCGCCTACTTCGAGCGCGGTCCGCTGAGCACCGACACCTTCTCGGTGGGCGGTTCCTGGTCGGCGTACTACTACAACGGCTACATCTACTCGAACGACATGGCCAAGGGCTTCGACGTTCTGAAGATCAACGACCGTCGTACGGACCCGGCGAAGAAGCAGCGTCTGCATGAACTGAACGTCCAGACGCAGCCGGACTACTTCGACTGA
- a CDS encoding TetR/AcrR family transcriptional regulator, translating into MSPRSASVNEELRRRSRERLLQAALELVGERGYEATTLGDIADRAGSARGLVSYYFPGKRQLVQSAVHRLMHRTLEEALEREPRTEDGRERMARAIDAILGLARDHPMLMRQHMAGILQAEGFVQCPEQQRLAELLSDTMARYGSPDAATDYPMLRALLMGSVYAALVPGVPMPLRTLRAELFRRYRLDWERGAPPGAEAPDGTCHEDLSRFFAPESREQGREHNRETDESGRSGRPE; encoded by the coding sequence ATGTCCCCTCGCAGCGCCTCGGTCAATGAAGAGTTGCGGCGGCGTTCCCGCGAGAGGCTTCTGCAGGCGGCCCTGGAGCTGGTCGGCGAGCGTGGGTACGAGGCCACGACCTTGGGCGACATAGCGGACCGGGCCGGTTCCGCCCGCGGCCTCGTCTCGTACTACTTCCCGGGCAAACGCCAGCTCGTGCAGTCGGCGGTGCACCGGCTGATGCACCGCACGCTGGAGGAGGCGCTGGAGCGCGAGCCGCGTACGGAGGACGGTCGGGAGCGCATGGCGCGGGCCATTGACGCCATCCTGGGCCTGGCCCGTGATCACCCCATGCTGATGCGCCAGCACATGGCGGGCATCCTCCAGGCCGAGGGGTTCGTGCAGTGCCCGGAGCAGCAGCGCCTGGCGGAACTGCTCAGCGACACCATGGCCCGCTACGGCTCACCGGACGCCGCCACCGACTACCCCATGCTGCGCGCGCTCCTGATGGGTTCGGTGTACGCGGCGCTGGTGCCCGGAGTCCCGATGCCGCTGCGGACGCTGCGGGCCGAGTTGTTCCGGCGCTACCGGCTCGACTGGGAGCGGGGTGCCCCGCCGGGCGCCGAGGCACCCGACGGGACCTGCCACGAGGACCTCTCACGGTTCTTCGCTCCCGAGAGCCGGGAACAGGGCCGTGAGCACAACCGCGAGACGGACGAGTCCGGCCGGTCCGGCCGACCGGAGTAG
- a CDS encoding DUF2630 family protein encodes MDQEQILARITAMVDDERRLRDAVASGQIDSTTEHERLGQLERELDQCWDLLRQRRAKSEFGENPDEAHVRPSSQVEGYQS; translated from the coding sequence ATGGATCAAGAGCAGATCCTGGCCAGGATCACGGCGATGGTCGACGACGAACGCAGGCTCCGTGACGCCGTCGCGTCCGGGCAGATCGACAGCACGACCGAACACGAACGGCTCGGACAGCTGGAGCGCGAGCTCGACCAGTGCTGGGACCTGCTGCGCCAGCGGCGGGCGAAGTCCGAGTTCGGCGAGAACCCGGACGAGGCACACGTCCGTCCGTCGTCGCAGGTCGAGGGCTACCAGAGCTGA
- a CDS encoding HAD family hydrolase, with protein sequence MAAVLFDFSGTLFRIESAESWLRAVLDDSEVSLSEPELIRAAKELETVGAQPGGANPSAPVPADVAPIWGIRDQTSELHRTAYTGVSRQVALPDPALHDRLYDRHMAPAAWRPYPDTAEVLGALRERGVAVGVVSNIGWDLRPVFRDHGLDAYIGAYVLSYEHGIQKPDPGLFATACDALGVEPRDTLMVGDDRRADGGAAALGCGVHFVDHLPVTERPDGLRPVLDLVG encoded by the coding sequence ATGGCTGCCGTGTTGTTCGACTTCTCCGGGACCCTCTTCCGAATCGAATCCGCCGAGTCATGGCTGCGCGCGGTTCTGGACGACTCCGAAGTGTCCCTGTCCGAGCCGGAGTTGATCCGGGCGGCGAAGGAACTGGAGACCGTCGGGGCGCAGCCCGGCGGGGCCAACCCGTCGGCGCCGGTGCCGGCCGACGTGGCCCCCATCTGGGGCATCCGAGACCAGACCTCCGAGTTGCACCGGACGGCGTACACCGGTGTCTCCCGTCAGGTGGCGCTACCCGATCCGGCGCTGCACGACAGGCTGTACGACCGCCATATGGCACCGGCCGCCTGGCGTCCGTACCCCGACACGGCCGAGGTGCTGGGCGCGCTGCGTGAGCGCGGGGTCGCCGTCGGCGTGGTCAGCAACATCGGCTGGGATCTGCGGCCGGTGTTCAGGGACCACGGCCTCGACGCGTACATCGGCGCGTACGTCCTGTCGTACGAGCACGGCATCCAGAAGCCGGACCCCGGGCTGTTCGCGACCGCCTGCGACGCGCTCGGGGTCGAACCGCGGGACACCCTGATGGTCGGCGACGACCGGCGTGCGGACGGCGGAGCCGCGGCCCTGGGCTGCGGAGTGCACTTCGTCGACCACCTGCCGGTCACCGAGCGCCCGGACGGGCTGCGGCCCGTACTGGACCTGGTGGGCTGA
- a CDS encoding SH3 domain-containing protein, translating to MRTRTWFTGLAAGAALLAGSSVTTAQAVPAGPSASLPFEARATGIGEPPSWTPSGTATCSSHSHSDRDNGGGETTSTSTPRRSGPHSTCGSNPVGSRAVDYHCYTVNESDNTWTYVTVRASGAQGWVYDGNLTNGGSTVLC from the coding sequence ATGCGTACTCGTACATGGTTCACCGGCCTCGCGGCGGGAGCCGCCCTGCTGGCCGGCAGTTCGGTCACCACCGCGCAGGCGGTTCCCGCCGGCCCGAGTGCCTCGTTACCGTTCGAGGCCCGGGCCACCGGCATCGGGGAACCGCCCAGCTGGACTCCCAGTGGAACAGCGACCTGTTCCTCCCACTCCCACAGCGACCGCGACAACGGCGGCGGGGAGACAACCAGCACCAGTACGCCGCGCCGCAGCGGCCCTCACAGCACCTGCGGCAGCAATCCTGTCGGGAGCAGGGCAGTCGACTACCACTGCTACACGGTGAACGAGTCGGACAACACATGGACGTACGTGACGGTCCGTGCCAGCGGAGCCCAGGGCTGGGTGTACGACGGCAATCTCACGAACGGCGGCAGCACCGTCCTGTGCTGA